The following DNA comes from Acidobacteriota bacterium.
GGCGGTCCGATAGCCATCGGCGATGTCCGTGTCGTGACACATCGCGCAGTGGCGATCGAACAGCTCTGCTCCGCTAGGGCCCGCCGCCTGCGGCGCCGCTCGTGGCGCCGCGACCGGACGCGTGGCCGCCCACGCGAAGAGCGCCACGGCCACGACGAACACGACCGACAGCAAGACGACGATTCGGGTCACGATGACGTGACGCATCGGTTACACCATATCGAAGCGCTCGGTGTGCACCGCCGTCGCGGGCAGACCAATCTCGACGAGCACCTTCTCGAGCGCGTTCATCATCGGTACCGGGCCACAGACGAAGTACTGGAATCGCTGGTACTGCCGCGGAAGATGGCGGCGCAGGACGTCGGCGGTGATGAAGCCGCGCTCGCCCGTCCAGCCGTCGTCCGGCGCTTCGAACACGTAGACGAGCTTCAGGTTCAGCACGGTCGCGAGCGCCTCGAGGTCGTCGCGGAAGGCCACGCGCGACCAGTCGTGCGTCCCGTAGAAGAGCACGATCGGCCGGACGTCCTCACGATCGCGCATCGTCAGGAGCATCGACCGCATCGGTGAGATGCCGATCCCTCCGGCGATGAGAACGTAGCCCTGTGCCGGCCGGTGCTCCGGCGTGAACGCGCCGTAGGCGCCGTCGACCCAGAGGCGTGCGCCGGGTGCCAGACCGGGCACGACGCGACCCGACCAGTCGCCGAGTGCCTTGATGCCGAACTCGACGATGCCGTCGGCGGCCGGCTCGGCGCTCGACGCCATCGAGATCGGGTGCTGTGCCGACCACAGGGGGCTCGAGCCCGTGGCGATCCACGCGAACTGCCCCGGCTTGAACGCGAAGCCGGCGTGTCCGGTCGGACGGACGCGCAGCAGCCGGGTGCTCCCGCCGACGTCGAGGTTCTCGACAAGCCTCCAGGGCCTCCGCCACAGCAGCAGCGGGCGCATGAGGCGGTATCGCAGGAGCAGGAGCAAGGCGAGGCCCGCGTACCCCGCGACGAGCATCCGCATGCCAGGTTCGGCGGCGTACCCTCGAGCGGCCAGCACGTGCAGCACCATGGCCGCCGTGATGGCCACGGCCAGGACGAGGTGCAGGAGCTGCCACGCCTCGTAGCCCAGCCGCAGGCGGCGTCGAAAGACCGACGTCAGGGTGATGAGCACCGCCGCCCAGAAGGCGATGGCTCCGCTCTGCAAGAGCCACGGCCCGCCAAATGGGTTCCAGGTGGTCACCGGCACGCCGTGCCACAAGAGCAGCATCGGATGGGCCGTGGCCGCGACCATCGCCACGATGCCCATCTGGGCGTGGAATTGCATCAGCGAATCGGTGCCGAACGGACGCGATGCCGGGCGCAACCGCGAGACGAGGGCGAACTGCACGACCATGA
Coding sequences within:
- a CDS encoding ferric reductase-like transmembrane domain-containing protein codes for the protein MSLVLRGLVWFGVYVALTLLPLAVGWWERPWDTPRSMLVEASVAAGFVALPLMVVQFALVSRLRPASRPFGTDSLMQFHAQMGIVAMVAATAHPMLLLWHGVPVTTWNPFGGPWLLQSGAIAFWAAVLITLTSVFRRRLRLGYEAWQLLHLVLAVAITAAMVLHVLAARGYAAEPGMRMLVAGYAGLALLLLLRYRLMRPLLLWRRPWRLVENLDVGGSTRLLRVRPTGHAGFAFKPGQFAWIATGSSPLWSAQHPISMASSAEPAADGIVEFGIKALGDWSGRVVPGLAPGARLWVDGAYGAFTPEHRPAQGYVLIAGGIGISPMRSMLLTMRDREDVRPIVLFYGTHDWSRVAFRDDLEALATVLNLKLVYVFEAPDDGWTGERGFITADVLRRHLPRQYQRFQYFVCGPVPMMNALEKVLVEIGLPATAVHTERFDMV